A stretch of DNA from Variovorax paradoxus:
GTCTGGCAGCGCATGTCGGAAAGCGCCGCGAAGGACGACAACCCCGACATCTCCGAGTACATCGGCCGCGCCGAGGTCACGGGCCGCTGGAACCTCAACCGCGACAACCAGCTGGGCATCACGGTGCGCAACAACCTGCGCGACAGCGGCCGCGGATCGGTGCGCCTCGAATGGCTGAAGGCCATCGGCGATCCGACCAAGAGCAACCTGCGTTTCCACACACAGCTGTTCCACGGCTACGGCGACACGCTGGTGGACTACAACCGCAAGCGCACCGTGCTGAGCATCGGCCTCAGCTTGGTGGACTTCTGATCTTCCTCACATCCAGGGCCCTTCAGATGACTGCAGACCTTTCTCCCGTCGATGCCACGCAGCGCGAGATCATCGCGGCCCTGCATGTGGCGCCCGTCTTCGATGCCGCCGCCGAACTCGCGCGGCGCACCGACTTCCTCGCCGACTACCTGCGCAGCACCGGCCTGAAGGCGCTGGTGCTAGGCATCAGCGGCGGCGTCGATTCGCTGACCGCCGGCTGCCTCGCGCAACGCGCGGTCGAGAAGCTGCGCGCCGAAGGCCGCGACGCCACCTTCATCGCGATGCGCCTGCCCTACGGCGTGCAGCGCGACGAGGCCGAGGCGCAGGCAGGGCTGGCGGTGATCCGCCCCGACCGCCTGCTGACGGTGGACATCCGCCCCGCCGCCGATGCGATGCTGGCCGCGCTGCGCGCCGGCGAACTGGTCTTTCGCGACGCAGCGCACGAAGACTTCGTGCTCGGCAACATCAAGGCGCGCCAGCGCATGATTGCGCAGTTCGCAGTGGCCGGCGCGCACGACGGCCTCGTGATCGGCACCGACCACGCGGCCGAAGCGCTCATGGGTTTCTTTACCAAGTTCGGCGACGGCGCGGCCGACGTGACGCCGCTCACCGGCCTCAACAAACGCCGCGTGCGCGCCCTGGCGGCGCTGCTCGGCGCGCCCGATGCGCTGGTCTACAAGGTGCCCACCGCCGACCTCGAATCGCTCGTGCCGGGCAAGCCCGACGAAGATGCCTTCGGCGTGAGCTACGAGCAGATCGACGACTTCCTCGAAGGCAAGCCGGTGTCGGCCGCGGCGCGCGCGGTGATCCTGTCGACACACCGCAAAAGCGCCCACAAGCGGGCGCTGCCGGTCG
This window harbors:
- the nadE gene encoding ammonia-dependent NAD(+) synthetase gives rise to the protein MTADLSPVDATQREIIAALHVAPVFDAAAELARRTDFLADYLRSTGLKALVLGISGGVDSLTAGCLAQRAVEKLRAEGRDATFIAMRLPYGVQRDEAEAQAGLAVIRPDRLLTVDIRPAADAMLAALRAGELVFRDAAHEDFVLGNIKARQRMIAQFAVAGAHDGLVIGTDHAAEALMGFFTKFGDGAADVTPLTGLNKRRVRALAALLGAPDALVYKVPTADLESLVPGKPDEDAFGVSYEQIDDFLEGKPVSAAARAVILSTHRKSAHKRALPVEPPTP